A region from the Aegilops tauschii subsp. strangulata cultivar AL8/78 chromosome 5, Aet v6.0, whole genome shotgun sequence genome encodes:
- the LOC141022669 gene encoding uncharacterized protein has translation MSPKHQRTSSCGLDPKTLVFRDYLLHGHVDGTIDSSLMVNDEEWMILDATIIHWFYLTISKDLFHTVVDDDDDAYVVWTMLSGFFTDNKLQRKVLLHDEFYGCQQLDSSIDDFCMRLKKLADELRDLGETVGDELLISTLTVGLNEEFGNAASNLTLIPEPTFA, from the coding sequence ATGTCGCCGAAACACCAGCGCACCTCCTCTTGTGGACTGGATCCTAAGACCTTGGTGTTTCGCGATTACTTGCTCCATGGCCACGTCGATGGCACTATTGACTCCAGCCTCATGGTGAACGATGAGGAGTGGATGATCCTCGACGCCACCATCATCCACTGGTTCTATCTCACCATCTCCAAGGACCTCTTCCACACGGTGGTGGATGACGACGATGATGCTTACGTCGTCTGGACCATGCTCAGCGGCTTCTTCACTGACAACAAGTTGCAGCGCAAGGTCCTCCTCCACGACGAGTTTTATGGGTGCCAGCAGCTTGACTCATCCATTGACGATTTTTGCATGCGCCTCAAAAAGCTCGCCGATGAGCTCCGTGATCTCGGTGAGAccgtcggcgacgagctcctcATCAGCACCCTCACCGTCGGTCTCAACGAGGAATTTGGGAACGCCGCCTCCAACCTTACTCTCATCCCGGAGCCAACCTTCGCCTAG